CAGATCGTGTCACTCCAGAAGCTGCAGGGACAGCTCCAGGATCGCGGCGCGCTCGAGACCATCGCGCACTACCTTCACCTGCTCGAGGAGGCGTATGTCGTGGCCCCGCTCGAGAAGCACGCGAGCCGGCCCGTGCTGCGGCGCGCTGCGCCACCCAAGCTCGTGACGCTAAGCAATGCGCTCATCGCCGCGGTCGATCCGCGAGGCATCCCGGATGCGGCGCGCGAACCGGAGCGATTCGGCGCCTGGGTGGAGAACGCCTGCCTCGCGTTTGCATGGAACTCCGGCTACCGCGTGGCGTACTGGCGCGAGGAGCCGATGGAGGTCGACGGGGTCATCGACGGGAGCCGAGGCGCGTGGGCGATCGAGGTGAAGACAGGTCCTTTCGGCGTCGCCGACGTCCGCGGACTGCTCGAGTTCACCAGGCGTTTCCGACGGTACCAGCCTCTCTTACTCTGCGACCCTTCCAGGGTGCCGGCCGCCGCCAGGCTGGGGATACCGGCGATCAGCTGGAAGCGCTTCCTGCTCGACGGCCCCCCATGAGCGCGAGGCTCATCCGCGCTCGCCCGAGGTGAGGCTCACGCGTCTCGGCGTCGTCGGCAGAGTTCGACCTAATTCGGGCGGCGAGCCGATGATGGAGGACTCGGTCTCGCCCAGGCGTCATGCGCCGAGCGAAGCTGTCGATGAAGGCCACGTCCGTCCCGATGTGCTTCAGCTGGCGAGCGAGGAGGAATGGCCGGCGGCATTTACTATCCACCGACGTAGGCCGGCCACGGGGGTCTAAACCTCGAATCCATTCGACGGAGGTAACCATGACCTCCAGGAAAACACTCTGGGCCGGCCGGGTCATGAGCGGCTTCGCCGTTCTGTTCCTGCTCGTGGACGCCACCGTCAAGGTGCTGGAGCTGCCCCCTGCGTTGGAAGCGACCACTCAGCTCGGCTACCCGGCGAGCGTCGTCTTCGGGCTCGGGGTACTCCAGCTTGCGTGTCTCGTCGTCTACCTCGTCCCGCGCACCTCGGTCCTCGGGGCCGTGTTGTGGACTGGCTACCTGGGCGGAGCCGTCGCAACCCACGTGCGGGTCGGAAACCCGCTCTTCAGCCACGCTCTTCCCGATCTACGTCGCGACGTTCCTCTGGGCTGGGCTTTGGTTGCGCGACGAGCGGCTCCGCTGCGTCCTTCCGATGCGAACGTGAGCAGGAGGAATCCATACCGATCAAGAAGCTCAACCCGTATCTCATCTTCAACGGAACCGCCGAGAAGGCCGTCAAGCTCTACGAGAGCGCGCTCGGCGCGAAGACTGAAGGCCTCATGCGCTTCGGCGACGTTCCCGGAATGAACGTGGCCCCCGAGCACAAGAGCCGCGTCATGCACGCCCTCCTGCGCATCGGTGAAGGTGTCAAGTTCGCACAGCAGTAGCCGCGCCGGCCGCGGCCCGGCACACGTGCATGCATCGGCCGCCAGGCGTTATCCTCGGGTGGTGGCGACGAGCAGAGCCGAGCGGGTATCGATCGACGTCGCCGGCCGCCAGGTCGCGATCTCGAACCCGAGCAAGGTCTACTTCCCGGAAGCCGGGATCACCAAGCTGGAGGTCGTCCGCTACTACCTTGCCGTAGCCGAGGGCGCGTTGCGGGGGGCGGGTGACCGGCCGAACGTGCTCGTCCGCTATGCCGACGGGATCCACGGCGAGTTCTTCTACCAGAAGCGCGCGCCCGCCTCCCGGCCGGCCTGGATCGAGGTCGTCGCCCTTCGCTTCCCGTCCGGCCGGAGCGCCGAGGAGGTGGTGCCGCGCGACGCGGCGACACTCGCCTGGATGGCGAACCTCGGGTGCCTGGAGCTGCATCCGCATCCCGTACGCGCGGCAGACCTCGAGCATCCCGACGAGCTGCGGGTCGACCTCGATCCGGTCCCGGGCATCGAGTGGCCGCAGCTCCAGGCGGTGGCCCGGGTGGTCAGAGGAGCGCTGGCCGACTTCGGCCTCGTGGGCTGGCCGAAGACCTCGGGCTCGCGGGGCATCCACGTCAACGTGCGGCTCCACCCCCGCTGGTCGTTCCCGCAAGTGAGGCGCGCCGCGCTTGCGCTCGCCCGCGAGGTCGAACGGCGGGCTCCCCGCCTGGCGACCAGCAAGTGGTGGAAGGAGGAGCGGCACGGCGTCTTCCTCGACTACAACCAGAACGCCAAGGACCGCACGGTGGCGAGCGCCTACTCGGTGCGTCCCAGGCCCGACGCCCGGGTCTCGGCGCCGCTCACCTGGGACGAGCTGGACGAATGCCGGCCGGAGGACTTCACCCTGCGGACCATGCCTGGCCGTTTCGCCGCGATCGGGGACCGCCACGCGCAGATCGACGACGCGCATCCGGGATCGCT
The genomic region above belongs to Deltaproteobacteria bacterium and contains:
- a CDS encoding DNA primase produces the protein MATSRAERVSIDVAGRQVAISNPSKVYFPEAGITKLEVVRYYLAVAEGALRGAGDRPNVLVRYADGIHGEFFYQKRAPASRPAWIEVVALRFPSGRSAEEVVPRDAATLAWMANLGCLELHPHPVRAADLEHPDELRVDLDPVPGIEWPQLQAVARVVRGALADFGLVGWPKTSGSRGIHVNVRLHPRWSFPQVRRAALALAREVERRAPRLATSKWWKEERHGVFLDYNQNAKDRTVASAYSVRPRPDARVSAPLTWDELDECRPEDFTLRTMPGRFAAIGDRHAQIDDAHPGSLEPLLELSARQEAEGLGDAPWPPHYAKQPGEPPRVQPSRRRHGQAGGGRRVPSKPLIEIGRAARKADALAGLERWKVRHPEAAAHLRPADVLVDAMRGRSSTWTRVRVNLEHVPEGLRPAEEPLDPDDPPTVPRRGDGDFTSTSVRRSRRARREE